The proteins below are encoded in one region of Exiguobacterium acetylicum:
- a CDS encoding ArdC-like ssDNA-binding domain-containing protein — MAFKKKTREDYQKEVQALTDKMEKQLASHFVSQESIKEHLDFMSRFHRYSTRNMLLIEEQFQGARAVGSYAYWEKQGVQVQKGEKGIKIFIPSPVTFIKRETEWVAWKDATKTEQKRAKEGSLPTRKAMYYKIGHVFEYTQTDAREKGLEVSELFASYHRNGSIREAESFRSALNGIAETQDVKILDQPLSELGTAKGCFYPELNAIALNPRNSDIENVTILIHELAHANLHNMERNEERGIELNPHEKEFQAEMVAYTVAAHFGFPTDEFSLSYLANWTQGRDLRDKEDLLHEVHQTSGHFIREIHASLEQEQVLEREASPLKMIEYIEQKAQITEHGLPLAERLERIMQHSPEDVGAYLTSIAKQDTQQDLSMFEEPMMLVHGATDFFEPFAKANDRDFDEHETVAYTLVIPGEEPISRHFRVLDDAMGPYHHILNTEVVSKETEQVLEKTWYDEMISTEDRDLEKVRQIVTRQFNVPEQDFRSR, encoded by the coding sequence ATGGCATTCAAGAAGAAAACGCGTGAGGATTACCAGAAGGAAGTCCAAGCGTTGACCGATAAGATGGAGAAGCAGCTCGCCTCCCACTTCGTCAGTCAGGAGAGCATCAAAGAACATCTCGACTTCATGAGCCGGTTCCACCGCTACTCGACGCGTAACATGCTGTTGATTGAGGAGCAGTTCCAAGGTGCCCGTGCCGTCGGTTCCTATGCGTACTGGGAGAAGCAAGGCGTCCAGGTCCAAAAAGGAGAAAAAGGAATTAAAATCTTCATTCCATCCCCCGTTACGTTCATCAAACGAGAGACGGAGTGGGTGGCGTGGAAGGATGCGACGAAAACGGAGCAAAAGCGCGCCAAGGAAGGTTCTCTTCCGACGCGGAAAGCGATGTACTACAAGATTGGTCATGTCTTCGAGTACACACAGACCGATGCCCGGGAGAAGGGACTCGAAGTCTCTGAATTGTTCGCTTCCTATCACCGGAATGGATCGATACGTGAAGCGGAGTCATTTCGTTCCGCGTTGAACGGGATTGCCGAGACACAAGACGTGAAAATACTCGATCAGCCACTCAGCGAGCTTGGTACAGCGAAGGGGTGCTTCTATCCGGAACTGAACGCGATCGCCCTCAATCCGCGGAACTCGGATATTGAGAACGTGACCATCCTGATTCATGAACTCGCACATGCCAATCTGCACAACATGGAACGGAATGAAGAACGCGGAATCGAGTTGAATCCGCACGAGAAGGAATTCCAAGCGGAGATGGTCGCCTACACGGTCGCGGCGCACTTTGGTTTTCCGACGGATGAGTTTTCATTGTCGTATCTCGCCAACTGGACGCAAGGGAGAGACTTGCGCGACAAGGAAGATCTGTTGCACGAAGTCCATCAAACATCCGGTCATTTTATCCGTGAAATCCATGCTTCACTCGAGCAGGAGCAAGTCTTGGAACGCGAAGCATCACCCCTTAAGATGATTGAGTACATCGAACAGAAAGCACAGATCACTGAACACGGATTACCGTTAGCTGAACGGCTAGAACGAATCATGCAACATTCACCAGAGGACGTCGGTGCTTATCTGACAAGCATCGCTAAGCAGGACACGCAACAAGATCTGTCAATGTTCGAAGAACCAATGATGCTGGTCCACGGAGCGACAGACTTCTTCGAACCGTTCGCGAAAGCCAATGACCGTGACTTTGATGAACATGAGACCGTTGCCTATACGCTCGTCATCCCGGGCGAAGAACCAATCAGCCGACACTTCCGCGTCCTCGATGATGCGATGGGTCCGTACCATCACATCCTGAACACAGAAGTCGTCAGTAAGGAGACCGAACAAGTCCTCGAAAAGACATGGTACGACGAAATGATTTCGACGGAAGACCGTGATCTAGAAAAGGTCCGACAAATCGTGACGCGTCAATTCAATGTACCGGAGCAAGATTTCCGTAGCCGTTAA
- a CDS encoding DUF3006 domain-containing protein, with amino-acid sequence MKKRKGIIDRIEGKWVAVEFDDGMRDILISRFPMTVESGDVIWMDEYGHIEKDDRERQRLSDEIDELMEELWED; translated from the coding sequence ATGAAAAAGCGAAAAGGGATCATCGACCGGATTGAGGGGAAGTGGGTCGCCGTTGAGTTCGATGATGGGATGCGCGACATACTGATTTCCCGCTTCCCGATGACGGTGGAATCCGGCGATGTTATTTGGATGGATGAATACGGTCATATTGAGAAGGATGACCGCGAACGGCAGCGACTGTCAGACGAAATCGATGAGCTGATGGAAGAACTATGGGAAGACTAA
- a CDS encoding DUF5067 domain-containing protein, giving the protein MNKLGQAVVIVGLGLSLVGCGTQETIEDPPKKAANPTEKIEVAEPKKEDVYFKDDTLKIDMATVKILSTEVLEPSKEYFREKPQLVFTYETTNDSKKPLNGMTTWIACFEATQEGTDTINKLEVGMTPQEEKYASYLEHQLDDIKPGGTAKGIMAYDIEDPKAVVTLKATQGMAGKELGEKKIELE; this is encoded by the coding sequence ATGAATAAGTTAGGACAAGCGGTCGTTATCGTCGGGTTAGGGTTATCACTCGTTGGATGCGGCACACAAGAGACGATAGAAGATCCACCGAAAAAAGCAGCGAATCCAACTGAAAAGATCGAGGTGGCAGAACCGAAAAAAGAAGATGTCTATTTTAAAGACGACACGTTAAAGATCGACATGGCGACCGTCAAGATTCTTTCGACAGAAGTACTTGAGCCGAGTAAAGAGTATTTCCGTGAAAAACCACAACTCGTCTTCACATATGAGACGACGAACGACAGCAAGAAACCACTGAATGGAATGACTACGTGGATTGCCTGCTTTGAAGCAACACAGGAAGGAACCGACACGATCAATAAGTTAGAGGTAGGGATGACGCCACAAGAAGAGAAGTATGCTTCTTATTTAGAGCATCAGCTGGATGATATCAAACCGGGTGGGACTGCAAAAGGGATTATGGCTTATGACATCGAGGACCCGAAGGCAGTCGTCACCTTGAAAGCGACTCAAGGGATGGCAGGAAAAGAGCTTGGTGAGAAGAAGATTGAACTTGAATGA
- a CDS encoding Tn7-like element transposition protein TnsE, with protein sequence MKSKDIKLKNWPFDQGARVKLEWIGAPFRYEKKIVLPVYFSGKVNGYYTTEKLIVDWTVLASLRIQHYYVDGVITQPISPNQTEEIIITIDPNYVGYFEQNYSIRGTKYTEISQTFVIKYNGERFYLPLIEVLRGIIAPNAFLLNCLFEMNSFPLYFTEQYESDLLRLHFASSYNAKYLKNEYLHHLVWLLMNNNARKVYESIASNFHFNDSLKFEWPFQTPIKLKLRVKKTPTGYTVLYIKAMLDKELQVSNLEITHPSLVRHEKSNEPRKRIILPLSTLGDYEADVTVDGRTNEFDEVMTDTLTHEYVDALVITKQRITSSKQREGIDHNTKKTVKAVNNSRSMGDIGGTSLLRGLEVKSLQNTYVNGELADFKEVLNELSRAYFVESVEAYVGELTDIGERSFAFLDDGITPRKYIVAYVKLRNGKEVALLEVERAGRSVSTLIITSLDCSNIKLHIEPLLKYIIFSSGSWLKEGLVKWEKSLAIYKVKHTSNFKKLVFSKISDV encoded by the coding sequence ATGAAAAGCAAAGATATAAAGCTTAAGAATTGGCCGTTTGATCAAGGTGCACGCGTGAAATTAGAATGGATCGGTGCACCTTTTAGATACGAAAAAAAGATTGTGCTGCCAGTTTATTTTAGTGGAAAAGTTAATGGATATTATACAACTGAAAAGTTAATAGTTGATTGGACTGTATTAGCTTCTTTAAGAATCCAGCATTATTACGTAGATGGGGTTATTACGCAACCTATCTCACCTAACCAAACTGAAGAAATTATCATTACAATAGATCCAAATTACGTTGGCTATTTTGAACAAAACTATTCAATACGCGGGACAAAATATACAGAAATATCGCAAACTTTCGTTATCAAATACAATGGGGAGCGTTTCTACCTACCTTTAATTGAAGTGCTTAGAGGAATCATTGCACCGAATGCATTCCTGTTGAATTGTTTATTTGAAATGAACTCTTTCCCGTTATATTTCACAGAACAATATGAGTCGGATTTATTACGATTACACTTCGCGTCTTCATACAATGCAAAGTATTTAAAGAACGAGTATTTACATCATTTAGTGTGGCTATTAATGAACAATAACGCTCGTAAAGTATATGAAAGTATAGCTAGTAATTTTCATTTTAATGACTCTCTTAAGTTTGAATGGCCATTTCAAACACCAATCAAACTAAAGCTACGTGTGAAAAAAACACCAACAGGATATACAGTTCTATATATTAAGGCGATGCTAGATAAAGAATTGCAGGTTTCTAATTTGGAAATTACTCACCCTAGCCTTGTTCGTCATGAAAAATCGAATGAACCAAGAAAACGTATAATTCTCCCCCTTTCAACTTTAGGCGATTATGAAGCGGATGTAACAGTTGATGGACGTACAAATGAATTTGATGAAGTAATGACTGATACTTTAACTCATGAATACGTAGATGCTCTAGTAATTACTAAACAAAGAATAACTTCATCCAAACAACGCGAGGGAATTGATCACAACACTAAAAAGACTGTCAAAGCAGTTAATAACAGCCGTTCAATGGGGGATATTGGCGGAACAAGTCTATTAAGAGGCTTAGAAGTTAAGTCATTACAAAATACATATGTTAATGGTGAATTAGCGGACTTTAAAGAAGTATTAAATGAGTTATCAAGAGCTTATTTTGTAGAAAGTGTGGAGGCATATGTTGGTGAGTTAACTGACATAGGAGAGCGTTCATTTGCGTTTTTAGATGATGGCATTACTCCTAGAAAGTATATAGTGGCATATGTAAAACTAAGGAATGGAAAAGAAGTTGCATTGTTAGAAGTTGAACGCGCTGGGCGTAGTGTTTCTACTTTAATTATTACATCCTTAGATTGTTCAAATATTAAATTGCATATTGAGCCTTTACTAAAATACATTATATTCAGCTCAGGTAGTTGGTTAAAAGAAGGTTTAGTTAAATGGGAAAAGAGCCTAGCGATTTATAAAGTAAAGCACACGAGTAACTTTAAAAAGTTGGTATTCAGTAAAATCTCAGACGTTTAA
- a CDS encoding Rrf2 family transcriptional regulator: MRITQYTDYGLRTLIYLGAHPNEIVPMPQIAEHYAISPNHLMKVTQQLTKLGYVESVRGRNGGLRLTHAPKEINIGTVVRQMEPLDIVECFSPNGQCLIAPVCRLKGILGRALRAFHQELAKHSLEDLLDNRDQLVELLHTPTPSVETAST; encoded by the coding sequence ATGCGCATCACACAATACACAGATTACGGACTTCGTACTTTGATATACCTCGGTGCTCATCCTAATGAAATCGTACCGATGCCACAAATCGCAGAACACTATGCAATCTCCCCGAATCATTTGATGAAGGTTACCCAGCAATTGACGAAGCTTGGCTATGTTGAATCTGTCAGAGGACGAAACGGAGGACTCCGACTGACGCATGCTCCAAAAGAGATTAACATCGGAACAGTCGTCCGTCAGATGGAACCGCTCGATATTGTCGAATGCTTCAGTCCGAACGGGCAATGCCTCATCGCCCCTGTCTGTCGTCTCAAAGGGATTCTCGGACGGGCACTGCGCGCTTTTCATCAAGAACTTGCGAAACATTCTTTGGAGGACTTACTCGATAATCGAGATCAACTTGTCGAACTTCTTCACACTCCCACCCCAAGTGTCGAAACCGCTTCCACCTGA
- a CDS encoding macrolide efflux MFS transporter Mef(F), translating into MDNMNWKRKFIAIFTGQFFSLLSSAAVQFSIIWWLTDTSGGSPLILTLAGLAGFMPQALLGPFAGTITDRYSRKVIMIIADMTVALGSLALFVSMYFYDPSIILVIIVLIVRSLATAFHMPAMQASIPLIAPKEHLTKVSGWGQTVASISNIVGPAAGMSLLAISSVEWVLLLDVFGAVIASSILLFIHIPNVQSSETVDSSSFISDMKEGYHALVKHPVLLRLTVTITIVSVLYIPLGTYFPLMTRNHFEKGVVEAGIIEIVFAVGLIFGGILMGIFGDRFEKLKLIVSGMILMGIALFISGTLPSTLFYGFIVMAGLVGLSGPLFSAPFYALIQTEIEPHLLGRVFSFVGSLALLATPLGYAFAGVLIHLTNVAVLFLITGILIVLNAVIVRKAK; encoded by the coding sequence ATGGATAATATGAATTGGAAACGGAAATTTATTGCGATTTTTACAGGGCAGTTCTTTTCACTATTAAGCAGTGCTGCTGTTCAATTTAGTATCATTTGGTGGTTAACAGATACATCAGGAGGTTCTCCACTGATTTTAACATTAGCAGGACTGGCTGGATTTATGCCACAAGCATTGTTAGGTCCTTTTGCAGGAACTATTACTGATCGTTATTCACGAAAAGTGATTATGATAATTGCAGATATGACGGTTGCACTTGGAAGTTTAGCTTTATTTGTATCAATGTATTTTTATGATCCGAGTATTATATTGGTGATAATTGTATTGATCGTTCGTTCATTAGCAACTGCATTCCATATGCCGGCTATGCAAGCGTCTATTCCACTAATAGCCCCAAAAGAGCATTTGACAAAAGTTTCTGGATGGGGACAGACAGTGGCTTCTATATCAAATATTGTTGGTCCAGCAGCGGGGATGTCATTACTAGCGATAAGCTCCGTTGAGTGGGTTCTATTACTAGATGTCTTTGGGGCAGTAATTGCTAGTAGTATTTTGCTATTTATTCACATTCCAAATGTACAGAGTTCAGAAACTGTTGATTCTTCTAGTTTTATCAGCGATATGAAAGAAGGATATCATGCACTTGTAAAACATCCTGTTTTATTAAGGTTAACAGTCACGATTACGATTGTTTCGGTGCTGTATATTCCGCTAGGCACTTACTTTCCGCTTATGACACGAAATCATTTCGAGAAGGGCGTAGTTGAAGCTGGAATAATCGAAATTGTTTTTGCTGTTGGCCTCATCTTTGGTGGTATATTAATGGGGATTTTCGGAGATCGATTTGAAAAATTGAAACTCATTGTTAGCGGAATGATACTGATGGGGATTGCCTTATTCATTTCTGGCACACTTCCATCAACTTTATTCTATGGATTTATCGTAATGGCTGGTCTAGTGGGATTGTCTGGTCCATTATTTTCAGCTCCGTTTTATGCTCTTATCCAAACCGAAATTGAACCTCATTTACTTGGGAGAGTGTTTAGTTTTGTTGGAAGTTTGGCATTACTTGCAACACCGTTGGGTTACGCATTTGCTGGGGTTCTGATCCACTTAACAAATGTGGCCGTATTATTTTTGATTACAGGTATATTAATTG
- a CDS encoding ComEC/Rec2 family competence protein, with the protein MGASLALASIGLLVGPLQGAEAATPKIKVHYIDVGQGDAIYIKMPSGEDIVIDGGNKGKGDELVTYLKKQKVGDIEMLISTHPDADHIGGLDEVLDSFKVKSVYAPKVKHTTQAYKDFLLAVKREKLTIKTAKAGVSLPVKGVKAQFVGPVKDYAKSDLNNWSAVLHVAYKKNTFLFTGDAELKSEQDMIAKKKTLRADVLKVGHHGAKTSTSATFLKYVKPKYAVISVGKNAYGHPTKEVVTNLKRAKATMLRTDKSGTIVFEGNGSSYTIKKSK; encoded by the coding sequence ATGGGTGCTAGTTTAGCGCTCGCAAGTATTGGATTGCTCGTTGGACCACTGCAAGGCGCAGAGGCAGCGACACCGAAAATCAAGGTTCACTATATCGATGTCGGTCAAGGCGACGCCATCTATATCAAGATGCCAAGTGGTGAGGATATCGTCATCGATGGTGGCAACAAAGGGAAAGGCGATGAACTCGTCACTTATTTGAAGAAACAGAAAGTCGGCGACATCGAGATGTTGATCTCGACGCATCCGGATGCTGATCACATCGGGGGGCTTGATGAAGTCCTCGACTCGTTCAAAGTCAAGAGCGTCTATGCACCGAAGGTCAAGCATACGACGCAAGCCTACAAGGACTTCTTGTTGGCGGTTAAACGCGAGAAGCTGACGATCAAGACGGCAAAGGCAGGCGTCTCGCTTCCGGTCAAAGGCGTGAAGGCGCAGTTCGTCGGACCGGTCAAAGACTATGCGAAGAGTGATTTGAACAACTGGAGCGCAGTCCTACATGTCGCCTACAAGAAGAATACGTTCCTGTTCACGGGAGATGCTGAGCTGAAGTCGGAACAGGACATGATCGCGAAAAAGAAGACGCTACGGGCAGACGTCCTTAAGGTTGGGCATCATGGGGCGAAGACATCGACGAGCGCGACGTTCCTCAAGTATGTCAAACCGAAGTATGCCGTCATCAGTGTCGGGAAGAATGCATATGGTCATCCGACGAAGGAAGTCGTGACGAACCTGAAGCGTGCGAAGGCGACGATGCTGCGGACGGATAAGAGTGGCACGATCGTCTTCGAAGGGAACGGATCGTCCTACACGATCAAGAAGTCGAAATGA
- a CDS encoding methyl-accepting chemotaxis protein, producing the protein MDSDTVNLSSGIVLDSLKNHVAMIRFDLQRKVVDVNDLFAKTMKYRKEEMIGMYHHLFCPPSFVNSNEYKEFWEKLFFGLSTSEKIERIDSLGNSIWLEATYMPLIEDGEVIGVVKIATDISERQQLVETYAKTFDTIAETLDERALYGIKESGLLKKTIEHMANETLANYKVVQNLQKQADEITQITATIKGIASQTNLLSLNASIEAARAGDHGKGFNVVATEVRNLSKLVERAVVDVRTTTEKMNGELEKVLKVMDQSAKDTTDSLQVMEKTVDRFNSMGETAGELNVTAKAFTSIV; encoded by the coding sequence ATGGATTCGGATACGGTCAATCTTTCTTCTGGTATAGTGTTGGATTCTTTAAAAAATCATGTAGCGATGATTCGATTTGATTTGCAAAGAAAAGTAGTCGATGTAAATGATCTCTTTGCGAAGACGATGAAATATCGGAAGGAAGAGATGATTGGTATGTATCATCACCTGTTTTGTCCTCCCTCCTTTGTCAATAGTAATGAGTATAAGGAATTTTGGGAGAAGCTGTTCTTCGGATTAAGTACTTCTGAAAAAATCGAACGAATTGATTCTCTTGGAAATTCCATCTGGTTAGAAGCGACCTACATGCCGTTGATTGAAGACGGGGAAGTCATCGGGGTCGTCAAAATCGCGACGGATATTTCGGAGCGGCAACAATTAGTCGAAACGTATGCGAAGACGTTCGACACGATTGCAGAGACACTTGACGAAAGAGCGCTCTATGGGATTAAAGAGAGTGGATTATTGAAGAAGACGATTGAACATATGGCGAACGAAACGTTAGCGAACTATAAGGTCGTTCAAAATCTGCAAAAACAGGCGGACGAGATTACGCAGATTACTGCGACCATCAAAGGGATTGCTTCCCAAACCAATTTATTATCTTTAAATGCATCAATTGAGGCGGCGCGAGCCGGTGATCATGGCAAAGGGTTCAATGTCGTCGCAACAGAAGTCCGAAACCTGTCAAAACTTGTCGAACGTGCTGTAGTGGATGTTCGGACAACGACCGAAAAAATGAACGGAGAACTGGAAAAAGTATTGAAGGTAATGGACCAATCAGCAAAAGATACAACGGATAGCCTTCAAGTGATGGAGAAAACCGTCGACAGATTCAATAGTATGGGAGAAACCGCTGGAGAGTTAAACGTGACCGCTAAAGCCTTTACGTCGATTGTTTGA